In Oligoflexia bacterium, the genomic stretch GAAAAAGGAAAAATCGGGTGCCCTGAGAATATCTTGAAAATTTTGATTCAGGAATTAGGTTTGAATAAAAAAGAAATCAAAAAAATTTTTCAAGATGCTGTCAATGAACAAGTTGATGAACTGTTCGGAACTTGAGAATAAATTAATCGAGTTGATACCTTTAAATTAGGATTTTTACAATTAGGGACTGCAAACCAGTTCGTTTTGCGTCGCTTTAGGAAAGGTGCTCACTTCCGTCCCGGAGAGCTCGCCAGAGAACCTTGGAATTTGATGGCTGTAGGCGATTCTGCCTCCGAAAATGAGGAATCTGAATCGGTACTTTACAGGATTTGGTATAGGGATGCAGGTCACGAAATGGTAGTTCGATCACTTTGAAGTATTGCCACGTTGCCAAGGGTTTCCCAAGGTGGATAAGAATATTATCGACCAATTCTCTTGTATAATCAAAGTGCCTATCCCCAATAGAATTCCAAGCGTGAGGAACTAGCCGACGCCCATTGATGACAACAAAACCTTCAACATAACAAGCCTCTATCCCGCCAAGACTCGAAACTGTAAGTGTCAATGCATTATCGTAACAAAGCTTGGGTTCAAAATAGTGAAGGCGGCTTGCGTCGTTAATGAGCTGTTGGACTCCGGCAATTTTTCCAATGTTCTCAACAACTATTACCGGCTGGAGATGACGCTCTTGCCAAGAATAGAAGTGAGCCAAAATTTTGCTACTGGTCGACTTGGTTTTGACCGCCAAGTGGCGGCGTAATCTAGTTTCGATAGCATCTGGATTTATTTTTCTATTTTGGACCATCTACGAATTCGATTTGGATCTGTTCGACATATTTAAAGTGGTTATCAGACGTCAAAAGAGTTCCTCCAACTGACATACAGCAAGCTGCAATCCAGATATCATTTGTTGGAATGGGGTTGCCTTTCTTTCTGAGTGAGGCAAAAATGTCTCCAAACTTCCTGGCGACATCAAGATCTACCGGAATAATCTGAACATCGTATTCTTCGGCAAATTGATCAAGTCGTTTCAAGTTTGTCTCGAATCGTTTCCCATGCCGAAACCCGTAGTACAATTCTCCGTAAACAATAGAGGGTAAAAAAAGTGAGGTGGCTCGTTCAACTAACTCTAGCGCTCGCTCTTGATTCACATCACACAAACAGTAAGCATTGGTATCAAGAACGAGTTTCACTTCCACATCTCCACATCAATGGTTGAAAAATCGTGGGTGTTTTTTTGAAATTCTTGATATTCCTGTGGCGTCATTTTCCCAAAGAACTTGCGGATATCTCGCTGAACTTTGGCAGCCGCCTTCTCCAAATGGAAAGCCTCTTTTAATGCCTTTAGAACGACCTCAGTTTTTGTTGTCTTATGCTTTTTAGCCTCCTGCTGGATCGCTCTTTCCAATTCAGGGGGTACTTTTCGAATACTTAAATTTTTAGCCATTTGTACTCCTATCTGTACTACAGAGTAACACAAATCGTATTACAAATCAATAGATGAATCTAACCGGCTGTTTTTACAAAGAATAAACGACTTCATAAGTACCACTATAAATCCTGTGGGTAACTACAGGGTCAAGAAATAATTAATGAGTTCGAACATTTATTACATAGCTACTCGATTGCTAGTCGATAGCCCACACCCGATTCGGTGATAATGAGTTTCTTGGCGTCAGGGGTCGTTTCAATTTTTTGTCTGAGGTGCCCAATATAAATTCTGAGATAATGGGTGTGTTCTACGGCGTTTCCACCCCACACCTCTTTGAGAAGCTGTCGTTGTGTAACCACCTTGCCTGCATGTTGAATAAGGACCTTGAGCAATTCATATTCCGTGACAGTTTTAACTCTTCACTTAATTGAATCCAACCTTGAGGCAGGCATTCTTTAATCGAAGCAAAGATCATCTCCAACTCTTCTCCCTCTTCCATCTTCATTCCTTATTATCGTGATACATTGTATCACCAAAAATAAAAAAAGAAATTACTAAAATTGAAAAATGAAATTGAAATCTCATAAAAGAGATCAAAAAAACGTGATACGACCCATGAGCTATCCATGCTTGGTGTGTCAGAGCTCTTGTCATGTGATGAAATCAGAAAATCAATCGGACGTAGCAGCGGGCGCTTAACGTTTAAAAGCCCTAAGTCTTAGGCTTAGTCTTGTATTACAACGTAGAATAAAATCTTTGACAGTCTTAGTGTTACATTGTATCACTTATACTTAAACCTGTTATGGAGTAAGTCGATGCCAAAGCCAAAAAATGAAGATTGGGAACTGGGTGAACATTGGGAGAGTTTTCGCGTTAAGGAAAGCGACGCCCTTGCGGATTTACTAGGGAAGGTTGAGGAGAATCGAGGAGAGTTCATTCGAAATGCTCTTTTAAAGATTTTTGAAGGTAAGCTTCTCATTGATTGCCCGACTTGTGAGGGGGAGACGATCATATATAGCGGTGTTGGCAAGGGATCCTCTTCCGCATCAAGGAAAAAGGGCAAAGGTAATAAGAGCAAGGTGTTCTCCTTTAGATCCGACAGCGGAATTCAAAAGGATTTAGCGAGAGAAAAGGACAAAGGGGAAATTATCAGAATGTCTGTGGCTGTTGCTCTTTCAAAAGAACACACTATGGAATGCCCAACCTGTCGAGGAACTGGAAAAGTAATCGGTGGGCCAAAGCTCAGAAGAACGGTTCTTGCGAAGTTCTCTACCTAAACAATAGATGGGGGCAATTCAGAGCGAGGGCCAACTCTCAAGAGTCTTTAAGATAACTTGCCTGGCTGTTGCAAAAGCTTTGGGTCTTTCGTTTTCGTCGGAGAGAAACATTACCATATTTATCAGATCAAGAAACTTGGAGATTTTCCTCCAGGTTGGCGGTAGTTTCCCGCCTGCTTTTGTGTAGGCATCTGTTAGTGCGGGCGAATATCCACATGGCATCTCGTTTTCAAATCGGAAAAAGTTCCCAAAATCCATAAGGGGGCTTCCTGAAAACGCAAACTCCCAGTCCAAGACTCCTGACACCATCCATCGATTTCTTTTCCTTGCGGCTAGAATATTTTTCTGATTGCAGTCAGAGTGAACCAAGCACGTTTCATTTTCAACGGGCTTAATAATGTCTGCGTTTGTAACAATGAATTCTAAAAGCCGTTTAGTCTCATCGGGTGAAACTCTTTGCTCGAAACGGTCGCTAGTTACACACTCAAGCATTTTGGCCACGATCCCTGAACCGAAACTATCGAAGGGTACTTTAATGGAGAGAGCAGGAGAAACTCCTAAAGAGTTGTCTGCTGAATTTAAGTTGAGCAGAGAGCTTAGGCCAAATCTTAACCGTGTTGTGTATCACTCCAGTCTTTCTCTGCCGCCAGGAGAGAACTTAAATGATCAACAATGGAAGGAGGTAGCAAATAAATACATGAGTCATATGGGTTTTGACGGATCACAATTTGTGGCCGTCAAACATCAAGATACCGAACACTCACACATTCACATTCTTGCTTCACGAGTGAGGCTAGATGGAAGTGTTGTGAGTGACAGTCATGATTATAAAAGAAGTGAGGAGACTGTTAGGTCGATTGAAAAAGAATATGGACTTACTCAAGTCATTTCAAGTCGTGAAATTGAAACAAGGGCTCCTACCACTGGTGAGTTGCATAAAGCACTGAGAGAACAAACACCCAGTGCGAAAATGCAACTTCAGAGTTTCGTTGGTGCAGCACTTGAGGGCAAACCAACTGTCTCAGAGTTTTTTTCAAGACTTAATGCTGTCGGTATCGAAAGTGTTCCCAATGTGGCCAAGACAGGAACAGTTACAGGAATCAGTTTCATTTATGAAGGAGAGCGAATGAAAGGATCAGACTTAGGAAAAGGATTCACATAGAAATCAATTTTAGGCAAAGGAGTAAATTATGACAAAGACAGGGACCATGAATCAATTAAGCAACGATCAGCTAGCGCTCACACTAAAGGCAGTAGCCGAGAAAGCGCAAGCATTGAGGGAAGCAGTGCCCAAACAAGTAAACGATCTGAGCGAACAATTACTCCCCTTAGTGCGAACGATGGCTTACATGGCGGACGAAGCCACAGGTCAAATGACGGAGCTGTCAAAGGCAATCCAAGTGATGAATTCAGAGGCAAGGATCTTCAGGGGCAAAATGTCAGACATGAGCGAAGCAATCACGACACAAATGAAGTTCTTCGTAGGCAAAATCTTGGGCATAATTCTAGTAGCGGGGATTCTTTCGCCCCCACTCACTTTGAGCGCATACTCCGCATGGGAGAATTTGTTCTCGGAAAAAACGGAAAACGCTCACAATTGGGTAGTGTTCAAGGAGAAGTTTCTTCCACGACTAGACAAACGGAGCCAATTCGAGCTGGATCAGGTCTTGAAGTCATCAAAGAAGCGTTGAAACCCTTTGATGATGTCAAACATCAGCACGAAGAACTTAAAGAAGAGGAAAGAAAACGTGAACAAGAATTAAAGAAAAAGAAGCGTGAATTTGAAAAACAAAAGAATCGCAGTAGGGGCCGCGGTTTTTCAGGTCCTGACATTGATCTTTAAAAGTTTCTAATTTCGCCTACGGATTATCCTCCGCGGCATGTATTACCTTTGCTTATCCTACCGCTATAAAGGCGGATCAAGCATTTACAAAGTGGGTGTTTTATGAGTACCACTATAGATGCGAATCCAATGTTCTTTGATAATCGAATACCCTGTGAGTGGCTCTCAACCGAACAAGCCGCCCAATATTTAAGTATTTCTGCAAACGCTTTAAGAATCTGCGTACATCGCGGACAAATAAAAGCGTACAAATTTGGGCGACGCTTGAGATTTCGGCTTGAGGAATTGCGACAGGCTCTTTTGAGAAAAGGAGTCTGATTATGGCAGTTAAAATGTATCTAGATAAAAATGGAAACAAGCTGTTTGAAGTCTATGTCACTGTTCGTTCACCTCATTGCGGACGCCGCCAAGTGAGAAAACGTGGATTGAAATCTCGAAGGGCCGCTGAGCTTCAAGAATTTGAGCTTAAACGTGAACTTTGCGACAAACGAGAAAATCCAGAATACACTTGGGAAGAGTGGCATAAGCTTTGTGTAGATCGCATGAAAACAGAAATGCGACCTTCAACAATTCTCAGTTATGATTTGCAACTCAAGAAATGGGTTCATCCTATTTGGAAAGAGCGAGATATTCGCTCTATTACAAATTCAGATGTCCATGATCTTGTTTTCAATCGGCTCGAAGAGGCAAAACCAAATTCTCGAAAACATATATTGAAAATGCTAAAGCGCATTTTCAATATGGCGATTGAAGATAGATTACTTGAGCATAATCCAGCTGTGAAAATTAGAGTGAAGGTACCCGACACAAAGCAAGTGGCGCTCAACTTCAATGAAGCTAATATTCTTCTTCGCGAGGCAAAGCTAACAAACCATAGATTCTTTGAAATATGGGCGCTGGCTTTGTTTACGGGAATGAGATCTGGTGAACTTTATGCGCTGAGATGGAATGACATCGATTTTGAAAATCGACGAATCTGTGTTTCTCAAAGTTGGTGCAGCAAGGCTGGCTTTGGTTCTACAAAGTCAAATCGAAACAGAACTGTTCCGATTTCTAAAGAGCTTGAACGGCTGCTTAAGGAAATGCATCTTAAGAGTCCAAAGGATCAAGAGTTTGTTCTCCCGCATCTCCAAGAATGGAGTCATGGTGAACAAGCCAAAGTTCTTAGGGCCTTTTGTAAATCCATTGGCATCACGCCGGTCAAGTTTCACGATCTAAGAGCTACCTTCATAACGCAGATACTTTTGAAGGGAGTTCCATTAGCCCAGGTAATGTCCATTGTTGGTCATACTGAATTAAAGACCACAAACGTTTACTTAAGGATCATCGGCAGTGATCTTGATGGCGCAACGGAAAAGTTAACTTTTAGCTTACCGCCTGAAGGACTTGCCGAAGTGATTGACTTGAACTTAAGACTTGGTAAATGATTAATCGTACTATAGCTGGCTACACTTATAGGGGTCGAAACATGTAAATTCGCGGGGTTAGCTCCTATACGTACACCCCGCCATTTTTCACAAGTTCACACCTTTATCCTTATTCATCATTGTGATATAAAATAAAAATGACTGAAACTAAAGACCTTCTCTTGGACCAAATTCGTGAGCGCCTGAGCAAGGTTTTTAAACCTCAAAAAATATTTCTTTGGGGCTCTCGTGCTTCTGGTACGCATTCTGTCGATAGTGATTACGATATCATTGTTGTTGTGGACCATTCTGACGTGAATATGCGTGAGAGAAACCTCAAAGCTCGTGAAGCTATGTGGGGAATTTCGGCATCTGTAGATGTCTTTGTTTTCACTCAGCAAGAATTTGATCTACAAAAAGAACAATTCGACTCCATCCCCGAGCGAGTTATGACAGAGGGCCGGGAGCTAGACATTGTCTAAGTCTAGTACCGCAGGCGCTTGGTTTAAAAAAGCCAATCAAGACCTCAAAGTTATTAAATTTCTTTTAGATGGAGCAGATAGCGACGTTCTTGAAAGCTGTGCTTTTCACTGCCAGCAAAGCATTGAAAAATCCATAAAAGGTTTTCTGGTTCATAACCTTATTCGCTCAAAGAAAATTCATGATCTTCGACCGCTTGCTGAAAAAGCTGTGTCAATTGATGAATCGCTCGACTTTATTATTTTAAACAAAACCTTGCTAGATAAAATTACAGATTTTGCGGTGGCCTATCGATATCCAGATGCTGTTCCAGAGCTACCTCCGCTCACCAAATCTGAAGTACTCGATGCTAGAGACTTGGCTCAAAAGTGTTTCAATGAATTATCTAAACGCTGTCATGAGTAGATGCGATTTTTTGATGGAATGCAGACTCGATGCCTCGAGTTATAGGTTGTGATGTTAAGGTGATCAACTGAATCGTTAATGAACGCACCATCGTTACAGCAGAAATGGCTTTAAAACTTGGAGCAGCTTTGCGAACTTCGGCGGATTTTTGGTTGAATGCACAGAAGTCGGTTGATTTATATAAGGCTCGTAAGGACTTGGGCGTTTTGCCAAAGCCGATAACTAAAGTTGGATAAAAGTGTTAAACAGAGAAATTTAACCGATATTTGACCAACTCCAAGCGCTAAACTCGTCCCATTTGCCTGGATGGACGGAGAAGCTAAAAAGCTTAAATTGATCCTGGTCCCGCCGCCGATCTACCAAATTTTTTCAGACCAAAAACTGTATCTCACCGTACAGTTTGTACGGTGAATTATTGACACCTCTGCACCCCCAGCCTATACCTCCTTTTGCGAAAGCAAAGGAGCCCCCCTGAAAGAGGTTCAAGATTTTAGAGACATCATAACAACTGAGTACGAACGCAGAAGCGCTCGCAATCCGCGTTATTCTTTAAGAGCCTACTCACGAGATTTAGGAATTTCGCCTTCACAGCTTTCAGATGTTTTAAATGGTCGGTATGGCATCTCGCCACAAACAAGTTCAAAAATTGCGTCAGCTTTAGGTTTATCTGAAGTTGAGCGTGAGTACTTTTAATTACTCGTTGAAAGTAAGCATTCTCGTAATAAAAGACTTAGAATATCAGCCAAAGATAAGCTTAAAAAATTATTTTCGAGTAAAGTTAATTTATTAGAATTTGTCGATTCAGATAAATTTAAAGTGATTTCAGATTGGCATCACTTTGCAATTTTAGAATTAACCACACTTAAACAATTCAAAAAATCAAATAAATGGATTGGCCAGCAATTAGGCATTTCTGAAAAAGTAGTGGCGGCCGCAGTGCAAAGGTTAATTAAAGTGGGTTTACTTGAAGAAAAAAATAACACGCTAGTGGCTACAACAGCTGATTCGTTTACAACCAGTGATATCCCTTCAAAATCAATTAAAGAATTTCATGAACAAATTCTAAATAAGGCAAAAGAAGCCCAGCATCTTCAGTCTGTTGAAGATCGAGAAATCACAACACTCACCTTGGGTGTAAAAAAATCAGATTTGCCAAAAGCTAAAAAAATGATTCGTGAATTTAAAAAACTAATAACTAAAGAATTATGCTTGTTAGTTGATGATAAAGACGCTGTGTATGCACTCGGAATACAATTTTTTGAATTAACAAATAAAAATGGAGGCCCTAATGAAACAAATTAATGTTCTGCTTTTTCTGGTTTTACTTTTGATTGCCAGTCTCTCTCATGCAGCACGCGATGTGGGTAATGGCGGAGGATCCTGGGTTTGCCGAGAACCCTCAGGTGAAATTCGCTGGAGCCGTTTAATTGATACGTTTGAAGCAGAGAATGAATTTGGCCTTACTCCTTTAAAAGCTGGTGGTAAATCAGTGCAAGAGTTAGTCAGGGATTATTTAAAAGCACTGGGTAAAATGGATTTAGAGTTTTCAAATGACGTTTCATTAGCACTTGAG encodes the following:
- a CDS encoding type II toxin-antitoxin system VapC family toxin, producing MKLVLDTNAYCLCDVNQERALELVERATSLFLPSIVYGELYYGFRHGKRFETNLKRLDQFAEEYDVQIIPVDLDVARKFGDIFASLRKKGNPIPTNDIWIAACCMSVGGTLLTSDNHFKYVEQIQIEFVDGPK
- a CDS encoding relaxase/mobilization nuclease domain-containing protein; the encoded protein is MERAGETPKELSAEFKLSRELRPNLNRVVYHSSLSLPPGENLNDQQWKEVANKYMSHMGFDGSQFVAVKHQDTEHSHIHILASRVRLDGSVVSDSHDYKRSEETVRSIEKEYGLTQVISSREIETRAPTTGELHKALREQTPSAKMQLQSFVGAALEGKPTVSEFFSRLNAVGIESVPNVAKTGTVTGISFIYEGERMKGSDLGKGFT
- a CDS encoding helix-turn-helix domain-containing protein; this encodes MSTTIDANPMFFDNRIPCEWLSTEQAAQYLSISANALRICVHRGQIKAYKFGRRLRFRLEELRQALLRKGV
- a CDS encoding site-specific integrase, whose product is MAVKMYLDKNGNKLFEVYVTVRSPHCGRRQVRKRGLKSRRAAELQEFELKRELCDKRENPEYTWEEWHKLCVDRMKTEMRPSTILSYDLQLKKWVHPIWKERDIRSITNSDVHDLVFNRLEEAKPNSRKHILKMLKRIFNMAIEDRLLEHNPAVKIRVKVPDTKQVALNFNEANILLREAKLTNHRFFEIWALALFTGMRSGELYALRWNDIDFENRRICVSQSWCSKAGFGSTKSNRNRTVPISKELERLLKEMHLKSPKDQEFVLPHLQEWSHGEQAKVLRAFCKSIGITPVKFHDLRATFITQILLKGVPLAQVMSIVGHTELKTTNVYLRIIGSDLDGATEKLTFSLPPEGLAEVIDLNLRLGK
- a CDS encoding nucleotidyltransferase domain-containing protein — protein: MTETKDLLLDQIRERLSKVFKPQKIFLWGSRASGTHSVDSDYDIIVVVDHSDVNMRERNLKAREAMWGISASVDVFVFTQQEFDLQKEQFDSIPERVMTEGRELDIV
- a CDS encoding HEPN domain-containing protein translates to MSKSSTAGAWFKKANQDLKVIKFLLDGADSDVLESCAFHCQQSIEKSIKGFLVHNLIRSKKIHDLRPLAEKAVSIDESLDFIILNKTLLDKITDFAVAYRYPDAVPELPPLTKSEVLDARDLAQKCFNELSKRCHE